A single window of Nilaparvata lugens isolate BPH unplaced genomic scaffold, ASM1435652v1 scaffold6322, whole genome shotgun sequence DNA harbors:
- the LOC111049639 gene encoding DNA-directed RNA polymerase II subunit RPB4-like, which yields MAAGSVDLTEEDAADLQFPKEFENAETLLISEVHMLIAHRKQQNESAEEEQGFSNVFQKTDTYTERFRKFKNKVPTFVVCLLNCFLYQFLIIELTRLREMLALTSKHCTSLMKKSFYSFLAAKAYYRVNDFCYTTYKLGTLLTERSEV from the coding sequence ATGGCAGCGGGCAGTGTAGACCTGACCGAAGAGGACGCAGCCGACCTACAGTTTCCCAAGGAGTTTGAGAACGCAGAGACGCTGCTGATCAGTGAGGTGCACATGCTCATTGCACATCGCAAGCAACAAAACGAGAGTGCAGAGGAGGAGCAGGGCTTCTCCAATGTCTTCCAGAAGACTGACACCTATACGGAACGATTCCGCAAGTTCAAAAATAAGGTACCAACATTTGTGGTTTGTCTTTTAAATTGTTTCCTTTATCAATTCCTAATAATAGAACTCACTAGACTCAGAGAGATGTTGGCGTTAACTTCCAAACACTGTACCTCATTAATGAAAAAGAGTTTTTACAGCTTTCTTGCTGCAAAGGCTTACTATAGAGTGAACGATTTCTGTTATACCACTTATAAATTAGGCACATTGTtaaccgaacgaagtgaggtctaa